DNA sequence from the Acidobacteriota bacterium genome:
AATGCGGTCCTTCGATTGATACCGGGACCCGGAGGATTCAGCGCCGTGTTTCTGTTACCCATTCTCTGCGGCTACGTGATGGGACCGACCTTCGGCTTTCTACTCGGCAGCTTGACCATGGTCGTCTCGGGCATTTTGGTCAACGCCCTGGGGCCCTGGCTGCCCTTCCAGATGCTCGCGGCCGGCTGGATCGGCTTGATCTCGGGCATGATCGGGCAGCGAGCCAGGCCGACCCTTGCAGCAAAGTTCGAGTCTCGGAAAAGCCCGCGCTGGATCCTGCTCACCGCCTGGGCCGCCGCGGCGGGCCTGGTCTACGGAGTGATCGTGAACCTCTGGTTTTGGCCCTACTTGATTCTCGACGGGGACGGTTGGGACCCTGCGCTGGGGTTGGGGAGCGCCATCGCCCGCTACACCCTGTTCTATCTCGGCTCTTCCATGTGGTGGGATCTCGGCCGCGTCGCGGGGAACGTGATTCTGATTTTGTCCGTGGGTCCGGCGATCGTCCGCTTGCTCCGACGCTTCGAATCGCGATTCGGTTTCACCGTGGATCCTGCAACCGCCCCGTAGGGCGGTCTCTGCCGATCCATTCAAGGCGAGGTCACGACTCCCAGCGACTTGCCCTTTCGACACCACACCCGCTAGAATCATTTTAGCGCTTGTTACATTTATTTGGATTCTTCTAGGTCGCCGAAATGCCGTGCGTTCCGAGATTGGGAACGTCCGGAAAGGTGATCGATGCGAGCGAATCTCTCCCATACAGGTCAAAGAGCAGCCGCCTGGGTCCATCGACTCATCTCGGGCTTGCCGCGAAGCACGCGCAGGGTGGGAGATGACCTACCGACAGATCGCTTTCAAATCCACCTCGCGATTTACCGGTTCGCCGCAGCACACTGCCGAGGCCTCAAAGCCCTCGACCTCGGTTGCGGGACCGGCTTCGGTACGGCCGAGTTCGCAAGAGCCGGAGCGGACGAAGCGGTGGGGATCGATCTAGACCCGCGCTGCGTCGCATTCGCTCGTCGTCACTTCCGAAAGACCGGGGCCGTCTTCGTCGAAGGCGACCTTTGCGCCAAGCCGGATGTCCTGCCGGTGTTGCGGAGAATCGGTGCCGAAGGAGGAGCGGACTTGGCGGTGGCCGTCGACCTGTTACACGATCTCGAGAAACCCATTCCCGCCCTCGAGGGCGCCTCCCGCTTGCTGCGAGGCGACGGGCGCCTGCTCCTCGCCCATCCCACCGACGAGCCACTCGCGGAAGAGGTCGACGAATACCTCCGCAGCAGCTTCGACGCGATTGAACTCTGGTCCGTCGAGGCACCGACGGTCGATTTGGACTCCACCGCCCATTCTGTGTTTGCGCCGGACGACTTCAAGATCTTGCCCGGCAAGAGCAGATCGCCCGAGCAGGCCTTCCAGATCTACGACTGCCAGGGGCCGGTCGACCGGCGGTCTCTGGCCGCCTCGATGTAACCTCCTCCCACAGCGCATCCTCAGCGACCGAGGAAGACGCCCTCCCCGCCAGATTGCCGACACCCTCGACAATCTGGCGCTTCTCAGCGACTCCTGTGATGAGTATCCGAGGGCCGAGGGTCCGAGAGGCTATCGAAGGTTCGAGCAGTCCAATGGGGGCCGGCAACGTTGCCCCCACAACCTTCGGACATCTTGGCGACGTGAGCACTGCTGCGGCAAGCCTTCACCGAGAGTGAACGGATCTGAGGTACGGGCATCTCTTCGCCAAAAAGAAAAACGGCCCCCGAGAATTCTCTCGAGGGCCGTTTCGGAAATAAATTCCCGGCGACGACCTACTCTCCCACGCCGTCTCCAGCGCAGTACCATCGGCGCTGAGGGGCTTAACTGCCGTGTTCGGTATGGGAACGGGTGTTTCCCCCTCGCTATTACCACCGGAAAAACCTAATTCTTAAAAGAGCAAAGATCTCGATCCCGCGCTGATGGCGTCCGTCGAAGTGCA
Encoded proteins:
- a CDS encoding ECF transporter S component — its product is MARVAKKDGGLLALVLTLSSAIGLYALAAPFLDPARTVAQRTLDTARSSARADDAPLLFFLLLGCCLLAIILGLETRRFDARRLAALGTLLGLNAVLRLIPGPGGFSAVFLLPILCGYVMGPTFGFLLGSLTMVVSGILVNALGPWLPFQMLAAGWIGLISGMIGQRARPTLAAKFESRKSPRWILLTAWAAAAGLVYGVIVNLWFWPYLILDGDGWDPALGLGSAIARYTLFYLGSSMWWDLGRVAGNVILILSVGPAIVRLLRRFESRFGFTVDPATAP
- a CDS encoding class I SAM-dependent methyltransferase translates to MRANLSHTGQRAAAWVHRLISGLPRSTRRVGDDLPTDRFQIHLAIYRFAAAHCRGLKALDLGCGTGFGTAEFARAGADEAVGIDLDPRCVAFARRHFRKTGAVFVEGDLCAKPDVLPVLRRIGAEGGADLAVAVDLLHDLEKPIPALEGASRLLRGDGRLLLAHPTDEPLAEEVDEYLRSSFDAIELWSVEAPTVDLDSTAHSVFAPDDFKILPGKSRSPEQAFQIYDCQGPVDRRSLAASM